From Candidatus Woesearchaeota archaeon:
GCCTTCATCCTTGCCACCCATCACAAAATGGGAAACTCCTGGAATCATGCTCATTTTCCTTATATTTGAGTAAACTAAGCGTGAGAAAAGGTTTGCAGCCTCTTTTACAGTAGCTTCTTTTCCTGTTCTTATCTTTTTAAGCCTAAGCTCTGATTGGGCATATCTTATGAGCAATTGGGCATCTGAGGCTGTTCCGGCCATTGTAACTGCAATATTATCT
This genomic window contains:
- a CDS encoding proteasome subunit beta, whose product is MDKNENIMKTGTTTVGILCKDGIVLAADKRATAGYLIASKKTEKIHKVTDNIAVTMAGTASDAQLLIRYAQSELRLKKIRTGKEATVKEAANLFSRLVYSNIRKMSMIPGVSHFVMGGKDEG